One Takifugu rubripes chromosome 19, fTakRub1.2, whole genome shotgun sequence genomic window carries:
- the LOC101074076 gene encoding sodium channel protein type 8 subunit alpha-like isoform X7: MAAPLFAPPGPDSFKKFTPESLANIERRIEEEKNKKPPKPRSDSSHRDTSDENEEKPNSDLEAGKSLPFIYGDAPSGMLATPLEDLDPYYMNKKTFIVLNRQKTIFRFSATPSLYILSPFNLLRRIAIKILIHSLFSMIIMCTILTNCIFMTFSDPPEWSKQVEYTFTGIYTFESLTKIVARGFAIDDFTFLRDAWNWLDFMVISMAYITEFVNLGNVSALRTFRVLRALKTISVIPGLKTIVGALIQSVKKLSDVMILTVFCLSVFALIGLQLFMGNLRNKCVIWPVNMTKDFDFGEYIMNDSNFYVLHGQSDALLCGNSSDAGNCPEGFTCMKAGRNPNYGYTSFDSFGWAFLTLFRLMTQDYWEGLYMQTLRAAGKTYMIFFVLVIFVGSFYLVNLILAVVAMAYEEQNQATIEEAQQKEAEFKAMLEQLKRQQEETQAAAMATSAGTVSEAALEHEGGGHLSRSSSEVSKLSSKSAKERRNRKKKWRQKEQEKEKGDSEKVVKSESDDGSKKSTLCFPGNRLGRKASIMNQSLLSIPGSPFMSRHNSRSSIFSYKGRSKDMGSENEFADDEHSTVEESEDRRGSLFIPYRRNSYSGYSQGSSRIHPLAPHPGGKRNSTVDCNGVVSLIGPGPGRRLLPEVKIDKAASDDSNTDVEIKKKHSGSLMVSVDQLSSFRGKERANSQMSVVTNTLIEELEESQRKCPPCWYKFANTFLIWECFPAWLKIKHIVYLIVMDPFVDLAITICIVLNTLFMAMEHYPMTPHFQDVLSTGNLVFTGIFAGEMFAKLIAMDPYYYFQEGWNCFDGFIVTLSLVELGLADVEGLSVLRSFRLLRVFKLAKSWPTLNMLIKIIGNSVGALGNLTLVLAIIVFIFAVVGMQLFGKNYKDCVCKIAPSCELPRWHMHDFFHSFLIVFRVLCGEWIETMWDCMEVAGQTMCLTVFMMVMVIGNLVVLNLFLALLLSSFSADNLAATDDDGEPNNLQLAVTRIKFGIGWFKAHMRILVAAILKKPVEDEQKPLDEYGKKINCIANHTVDINRELDYAKNGNGTTSGIGSSVGKYMIDEDFMSFIHNPNLTVCVPIAVGESDLENLNTEDFSSESDVENSKDLDDTSSSEGSTIDIKPDVEEVAVVEVVEEYLDPDPCWTDECVAKYKCCDVPITHGWGKHWWFLRKTCYLIVEHNWFETLIIFMILLSSGALAFEDVYIEQRKTVRIILEYADRVFTYIFILEMLLKWVAYGFVKYFTNAWCWLDFFIVDVSIVSLVANALGFSDLGPIKSLRTLRALRPLRALSRFEGMRVVVNALVGAIPSIMNVLLVCLIFWLIFSIMGVNLFAGKYYYCFNETAEEMFLPHEVNNKSECLALIKANYSEVRWKNVKVNFDNVGTGYLALLQVATFKGWMDIMYAAIDSRKVEDQPIYEDNLYMYIYFVIFIIFGSFFTLNLFIGVIIDNFNQQKKKFGGQDIFMTEEQKKYYNAMKKLGSKKPQKPIPRPQNKIQGMVFDFVTQQVFDISIMILICLNMVTMMVETDDQSPETEEVLYWVNFVFIVVFTGEFLLKLFALRHYYFTNGWNIFDVVVVILSIVGMFLADLIEKYFVSPTLFRVIRLARIGRILRLIKGAKGIRTLLFALMMSLPALFNIGLLLFLVMFIFSIFGMSNFGYVKHDVLIDDLYNFETFGNSMIILFMMTTSAGWDGLLLPILNYPPDCDPLLENTGTPNTGDCGNPSVGIFFFVMYIIISFLIVVNMYIAIILENFSVATEESADPLSEDDFETFYEIWEKFDPDASQFITYAKLSDFADALEHPLRVPKPNTIELITMDMPMVSDDRIHCLDILFAFTKRVLGDSGELDMLRQQMEERFVAANPSKVSYEPITTTLRRKQEDVSARIIQRAYRVHLARRGFVCKRKPTNNAVENGGNNQEEEKEGTPSTASLPSYDSVTKPDKERPDDNDEGKGGRKEKGRNHKDIRESKC; this comes from the exons ACATTTATAGTCctaaacagacagaaaacaatctTCCGCTTCAGTGCCACGCCCTCCTTGTACATCTTAAGTCCTTTTAATCTACTTAGGCGAATAGCTATTAAGATTTTGATACATTC GTTGTTCAGCATGATCATCATGTGTACGATTTTGACCAACTGTATATTCATGACATTCAGCGACCCGCCAGAGTGGTCCAAACAAGTAGA GTACACCTTCACGGGTATCTATACGTTTGAATCCCTCACTAAAATTGTGGCCCGAGGCTTCGCCATAGATGACTTCACCTTCCTCAGAGATGCGTGGAACTGGCTGGATTTCATGGTCATCTCAATGGC GTATATAACAGAGTTTGTAAACCTAGGCAATGTGTCAGCTCTGCGTACGTTCAGGGTTCTGAGGGCTTTGAAAACAATATCAGTTATTCCAG GCCTGAAGACCATCGTGGGCGCCCTGATCCAGTCTGTGAAGAAGCTGTCGGATGTAATGATTCTGACCGTCTTCTGTCTTAGCGTCTTTGCACTCATTGGGCTGCAGCTGTTCATGGGGAACCTGCGGAACAAGTGCGTAATCTGGCCGGTCAACATGACCAAGGACTTTGACTTTGGAGAATACATCATGAATGATA GTAATTTCTATGTCCTTCATGGTCAGTCAGATGCGCTACTGTGTGGCAATAGTTCTGACGCAGG AAATTGTCCAGAAGGCTTCACGTGTATGAAAGCTGGACGGAACCCCAACTATGGTTACACCAGCTTTGACAGCTTTGGGTGGGCTTTCCTTACCTTGTTCCGCCTCATGACTCAGGACTACTGGGAGGGTCTTTACATGCAG ACTTTGCGAGCTGCAGGGAAGACCTACATGATCTTCTTTGTCCTGGTTATCTTTGTGGGCTCCTTCTACCTGGTCAATCTCATTTTGGCCGTGGTTGCCATGGCTTACGAGGAGCAGAATCAGGCAACCATCGAGGAGGCGCAGCAGAAAGAGGCTGAATTCAAAGCCATGCTGGAGCAACtaaagaggcagcaggaggagacgcaG gctgctgccatggcaacatctGCGGGCACCGTATCAGAGGCTGCATTAGAACATGAGGGAGGGGGCCACTTGTCCCGCAGCTCCTCTGAGGTCTCCAAGTTGAGCTCGAAGAGTGCCAAAGAACGACGCAATCGGAAGAAAAAGTGGCGCCAaaaagagcaggagaaggagaaaggagacAGCGAGAAGGTTGTTAAGTCTGAGTCGGACGATGGCAGCAAGAAAAGCACCCTTTGTTTCCCAGGAAACCGTTTGGGGAGGAAGGCCTCCATCATGAATCAG TCGCTCCTCAGCATCCCCGGCTCTCCTTTCATGTCTCGCCACAACAGCCGGAGCAGCATCTTCAGCTATAAAGGCCGATCAAAAGACATGGGCTCAGAAAATGAATTTGCAGATGATGAGCACAGTACggtggaggagagcgaggaccGCCGAGGCTCTCTGTTCATCCCGTACCGCCGCAACAGCTACAGCGGCTACAGCCAAGGCTCGTCACGCATCCACCCACTGGCGCCCCAccctggagggaagaggaacaGCACAGTGGACTGCAACGGCGTGGTGTCGCTCATTGGCCCTGGGCCTGGCAGACGGCTTTTGCCTGAGGTGAAAATTGATAAGGCAGCCAGTGATGACAGT AACACTGATGTGGAGATAAAGAAGAAGCACTCTGGCTCCCTCATGGTGTCAGTGGATCAGCTCAGCTCTTTCAGGGGAAAGGAACGTGCCAACAGTCAGATGAGCGTAGTCACCAACACACTAATTGAGG AGTTGGAGGAATCTCAGAGGAAGTGCCCTCCTTGTTGGTATAAGTTCGCCAACACCTTCCTCATCTGGGAGTGTTTTCCAGCTTGGCTGAAAATCAAGCATATCGTATATTTGATCGTCATGGACCCTTTTGTTGACCTGGCTATCACCATCTGTATTGTCCTAAACACTCTTTTCATGGCCATGGAGCACTACCCAATGACTCCCCATTTCCAAGATGTTTTATCGACTGGTAACCTG GTTTTCACAGGCATCTTCGCTGGGGAGATGTTTGCCAAACTGATCGCCATGGATCCATACTACTACTTCCAGGAAGGATGGAACTGTTTTGACGGCTTCATTGTGACACTGAGTTTAGTTGAGTTGGGACTGGCTGATGTGGAGGGTCTGTCTGTGCTCAGGTCATTCCGATTG TTACGAGTGTTCAAACTGGCCAAATCTTGGCCGACTCTAAACATGCTGATCAAGATCATCGGTAACTCCGTGGGGGCTCTGGGTAATCTGACCCTGGTGTTGGCCATCATCGTGTTCATCTTTGCCGTGGTGGGCATGCAGCTGTTTGGCAAGAACTACAAGGACTGCGTGTGTAAGATAGCCCCGTCCTGCGAACTGCCTCGCTGGCATATGCACGACTTCTTCCACTCCTTCCTGATCGTGTTCAGAGTTTTGTGTGGGGAGTGGATTGAAACCATGTGGGACTGCATGGAGGTGGCAGGACAGACCATGTGTCTGACTGTCTTCATGATGGTCATGGTCATTGGAAACTTGGTG GTGCTGAACCTGTTCCTGGCCTTGCTACTGAGCTCATTCAGCGCAGACAATCTGGCTGCAACAGACGATGACGGCGAGCCCAACAATCTCCAGCTCGCAGTGACGCGGATCAAGTTTGGAATCGGCTGGTTTAAGGCTCACATGCGGATCCTTGTAGCCGCAATCCTCAAAAAG CCCGTGGAGGATGAACAGAAGCCTCTGGACGAGTATGGGAAGAAGATCAACTGCATTGCAAACCACACTGTGGACATCAACCGCGAGCTGGACTACGCTAAAAACGGCAATGGCACCACCAGTGGCATTGGGAGCAGCGTGGGAAAGTACATGATTGATGAGGACTTCATGTCCTTCATCCACAATCCCAACCTCACCGTCTGTGTCCCCATTGCGGTTGGCGAGTCAGACCTGGAAAACCTTAACACGGAGGACTTCAGCAGCGAATCAGATGTGGAGAACAGCAAAGAC TTGGACGACACCAGCTCTTCTGAAGGCAGCACCATAGACATCAAGCCCGacgtggaggaggtggcagtgGTGGAGGTCGTGGAGGAGTACCTCGATCCTGATCCCTGCTGGACTGATG AATGTGTGGCCAAATACAAGTGCTGTGACGTTCCCATCACTCATGGTTGGGGGAAACACTGGTGGTTCCTGAGAAAGACCTGCTACCTGATCGTTGAACACAACTGGTTTGAaaccctcatcatcttcatgatTCTGCTCAGCAGCGGAGCCTTG GCCTTTGAGGATGTGTACATCGAGCAGAGGAAAACCGTGCGCATCATTCTCGAGTACGCAGACCGAGTTTTCACCTACATCTTCATCCTGGAAATGCTGCTGAAGTGGGTGGCCTACGGCTTTGTCAAGTACTTCACTAACGCCTGGTGTTGGTTGGACTTCTTCATTGTGGAT GTGTCTATAGTCAGCCTTGTAGCTAACGCATTGGGCTTCTCCGATCTAGGCCCGATTAAATCACTCAGGACACTCAGGGCCTTGAGACCCCTCAGGGCCCTGTCTCGTTTTGAAGGGATGAGG GTGGTGGTGAACGCCCTGGTCGGCGCCATTCCCTCCATCATGAACGTGCTGTTGGTGTGTCTCATCTTCTGGCTCATCTTCAGCATCATGGGTGTCAACCTGTTTGCCGGGAAGTATTACTACTGCTTCAATGAGACGGCCGAGGAAATGTTCCTCCCCCATGAAGTCAACAACAAATCGGAGTGTCTGGCGCTCATCAAGGCCAACTACTCTGAGGTCAGGTGGAAGAATGTCAAGGTCAACTTCGACAATGTGGGCACGGGTTACCTGGCGCTTTTGCAAGTG GCAACATTCAAAGGCTGGATGGACATTATGTACGCAGCTATAGATTCCAGAAAG GTGGAGGACCAGCCTATCTACGAGGACAACTTATACATGTACATCTATtttgtcatcttcatcatctttggcTCGTTCTTCACCCTAAATCTCTTCATTGGTGTCATCATCGATAACTTCAatcaacagaagaaaaag TTTGGAGGTCAGGACATCTTCAtgacagaagagcagaagaaataCTACAATGCTATGAAGAAACTGGGGTCAAAAAAGCCGCAAAAACCAATTCCCCGGCCTCAG AACAAGATCCAAGGGATGGTGTTTGATTTTGTGACACAGCAAGTCTTCGATATCTCCATCATGATACTCATCTGCCTCAACATGGTCACCATGATGGTGGAGACCGACGACCAGTCACCTGAAACAGAGGAGGTGCTTTACTGGGTCAACTTTGTATTCATTGTGGTCTTCACTGGTGAATTTTTGCTGAAGCTCTTTGCGCTGCGTCACTACTACTTCACCAATGGCTGGAACATCTTCGACGTGGTGGTGGTCATCCTTTCAATTGTGG gaATGTTTCTGGCAGACCTGATCGAGAAGTACTTTGTGTCACCAACCCTCTTCAGGGTGATTCGTCTGGCTCGCATCGGCAGGATCCTTCGTCTCATCAAAGGTGCTAAAGGAATCAGAACCCTGCTGTTTGCTTTGATGATGTCTCTGCCGGCCTTGTTCAACATCGGTCTCCTGCTTTTCCTGGTCATGttcattttttccatttttggaaTGTCGAACTTTGGCTACGTGAAACACGATGTATTAATCGACGACCTGTACAACTTTGAGACCTTCGGGAACAGCATGATCATTTTGTTTATGATGACCACGTCAGCTGGCTGGGACGGCCTGCTGCTGCCCATCCTAAACTACCCTCCGGACTGTGACCCCTTACTGGAGAATACTGGAACCCCCAACACAGGAGACTGTGGCAACCCTTCTGTAGGCATCTTTTTTTTCGTAATGTACATCATCATTTCCTTCCTTATTGTGGTCAACATGTACATCGCCATCATCTTGGAGAACTTCAGTGTGGCCACAGAGGAGAGCGCCGACCCACTTAGTGAAGATGACTTTGAGACCTTTTATGAGATTTGGGAAAAGTTTGACCCGGACGCGTCCCAGTTCATCACATATGCCAAGCTTTCTGACTTTGCTGATGCACTGGAACACCCGCTCCGAGTACCCAAGCCCAACACCATCGAACTGATCACCATGGACATGCCTATGGTGAGTGACGACCGCATCCACTGCCTGGATATCCTCTTCGCCTTCACTAAGCGCGTGCTGGGCGACAGCGGCGAGCTGGATATGTTGAGGCAGCAAATGGAAGAGCGTTTTGTGGCCGCCAATCCCTCCAAGGTCTCGTATGAGCCGATCACCACCACTCTGAGGCGTAAGCAGGAGGACGTGTCAGCCAGGATCATCCAGAGGGCCTACCGCGTCCACCTGGCGAGGCGGGGGTTTGTGTGTAAGCGCAAACCGACCAATAATGCAGTTGAGAATGGTGGGAACaatcaggaagaagaaaaggagggcaCCCCCTCCACTGCCTCCCTGCCCTCTTATGACAGTGTAACCAAACCGGACAAGGAGAGACCGGACGACAACGacgaagggaagggagggaggaaagagaaaggACGGAACCACAAAGACATCAGGGAATCTAAATGTTAG